The following proteins are encoded in a genomic region of Ostrinia nubilalis chromosome 1, ilOstNubi1.1, whole genome shotgun sequence:
- the LOC135075324 gene encoding pancreatic triacylglycerol lipase-like, whose product MYALVKCLFVLSTAFAASGHSLGPDDIEFHLFTRNNPQVSMPVRPIASEIDSSVFDRTKRTVIGIHTHGQGVGSNFGAFFVQAHLSAEDVNLFAIDWSRGASVYTEGLSQAPQCGRIIADFINLIISELNYNVNQIRIVGHGLGGHVAGIAARNVNGIVPHIIALDPSLVGWTHHPERLNPDDATVVEVLHTTAGLLGYDHPLGDLDFYPNGGSFQPGCATDVSCSHTYSYAFYAESLTSQINGGAKFIGTKCDSYSQAITLSCSGARDVTFGGTASKTSGSGIYTFTTNASPPFATN is encoded by the exons ATGTACGCTCTAGTAAAGTGTCTTTTTGTCTTGAGTACTGCTTTTGCAG CCTCAGGCCACAGCTTAGGACCGGATGATATAGAGTTTCACTTATTCACACG CAATAACCCACAAGTGAGCATGCCAGTAAGGCCAATTGCATCTGAAATAGACTCTTCAGTTTTCGACCGGACGAAGCGCACGGTCATCGGTATCCACACGCACGGCCAGGGAGTCGGTAGCAACTTTGGAGCCTTTTTTGTGCAAG CTCACCTATCTGCTGAAGATGTGAATCTATTCGCTATTGACTGGAGCCGCGGTGCTTCTGTATACACCGAAGGACTCTCCCAGGCACCTCAGTGCGGCCGTATTATCGCCGACTTCATAAACTTGATCATATCAGAGTTGAACTACAATGTTAACCAGATCCGCATAGTCGGGCACGGCTTAGGAGGACACGTCGCTGGTATCGCCGCAAGAAACGTTAATGGCATTGTTCCGCATATTATTG CTTTGGACCCATCTCTGGTCGGCTGGACTCACCACCCCGAGCGTCTTAACCCCGACGACGCGACTGTTGTGGAAGTCCTCCACACCACAGCTGGTCTCCTCGGCTACGACCATCCTTTGGGTGACCTCGACTTCTACCCCAATGGAGGCTCATTCCAGCCTGGCTGTGCTACTGACGTCAGCTGCTCTCACACCTACTCGTACGCTTTCTACGCAGAGTCCCTCACCAGCCAAATCAATGGTGGAGCCAAATTCATTGGAACTAAATGCGACAGTTATAGCCAGGCTATCACGTTGTCTTGCTCTGGAGCGAGAGACGTAACCTTCGGTGGAACTGCATCTAAGACTAG tGGCTCTGGAATCTACACCTTCACCACCAACGCTTCTCCACCTTTCGCCACGAATTAA